The DNA segment cGAGATCCCTTTACACAGGTGCCTGCAGCTTAATATATtcacagtatttttatatacgtacAGAGTGTCCCGAAATTCACGAATCAGAATGCTGTGGcaagaaaaattaagcaaaatggtcgtttgtaaattttatttcaaacagtaattttaaaaatgtaatagttTAAAGCTAATCAATTAGagattacatttaaacaaaaattgaaaaactttaaatgcttacatctaaaaaattaccatcattttacttaatttttcaagaactTTCTcgctataatattttgattcgcGAATTTTGTGACATCCCGCACGtctataatattgaaataatttatgaatattatggTGGTTTATTCTGCACGTGACCAGACGTTCTAAATTTCTCAATATATACAAAGAACTCcgctaatattataaattcatgTCGCGAGAATacgagatataatttaatagaagatAAAGATAGCTACGGAGACACGTGGGGAAGCGATAAGACGATTGTAATTCTAATGAGGAATTTACGAGGTTTGGGGCCAACGGAGGAATGTATTTCTAGATGTGGCACAGCTCCTCCTTAAGTCGAGGCACGGGGCTTAAGTTCACCTGGTGTCACCGTGTCACCGTGCGACGCGGGCGACCGATGATGAGACAACGTTCCCGCATGAGCGGCACTTAACGTATACAACATATAATACCCGCATACAACACGAAAGGTAGAAAGAGAGCCCCGCGGGTTTTTGCACCAGGCTCTCGCGCGATTGCACCTCCGCAGTGACAATGGACGTGATGGTTCCCGCTGCACGCAGTCCTTGCTCGCTCCCTCGTTCGCTTGCCTGACGGTCCCACGATCGTGCATGGAATGATTTAACCCACGCGTGATTACGGATGCGAGACAACTCGCGTCTTCGCGCGACGACTTGGCCAACACCTCTCgcaaggaagaaaaaaaaaaaagaattaacacGCCGGAGAGTCGCGCGAGTAGTTCATTCCGCAATCAATCCGCGACGCgtcttttaaaagaaatttacgaCGTCgactttacaattttttttctctcaaacAGGTACAAATCCGTCGTTATCAAGATATGgcaaaaattgatttcaacAGAGCACTTATCGAGTGTGCAAATGTTGGAGTAATTGCGACTGCATATCGGCATGTAGAAGCGACAGAATTGTGTCACGCAATTGTGCCCCTACGTCCTTTTCAATTTACGTAATACCGTGATTTTTTGCGACGGCCGATAACcgcctcgcgcgcgcggcgggGCCCGGTTAACTGTTCATTTGCATATCCCGTTCCTGCAACAGTTGTATCGAGCGACGACCGGTATGGCGTATTATTCGCGATATTCGCCGGCATTATTAAACgtcgcgcgccgcgccgcgccggtcgCATGTTCGCTTTTTCCCGGCTTTTGCCCGCGCGCGCAACTGAATCGCCGATTTAATACATAGTACGCGAGAGAAGGAAAGTGCACCGCACGTACGGCGATACGTATAGGTATCCTCGTAAAGGCCGGCGATGATACGCTCGGAAAAACGGGATGCCCGCGTGTGCGCTGCCTATTGCGCGCGGCTGAGCATGTCGAAAGCAGGCGGAAAGTGACGTCTAATATCTCTCGTCGGACACGTAGTACGTATACCTGTGTATCTGAATCAGCGCGCGATACCCGCGCTGATAGAAGCCTATGTGATATTTGCGACTGTAATTACAtaagaaaacaattatagtCAGGAATACCATATTTATAGtactattacaataatattagtgTGATAATAATGTACTTATAGCGATGCcaactatattaaaaaattgtactataaattatacagctttaaaatacatatatcacatggttattgttaatattgccgtaataattactataaaaataatattcctgacttattttactatgcaaaaATATCGTCACAAATAtcaccaaatatttttctatcagtgcaCAGAGAGCGTTCAACGAGCTGCGAAGAAGAAAACTGCTTTCGGTCTTTCACGCCGCATAATTGGATTGCTCTCGGTCTTTTTTCTCGCGTGCGAGGATGATGGCATTTGCGGTAGATAAGTGAAAATTGGAAGCGCGCTACGTAACGCGCGGAATGTCTCCGCTTATTTGGAGAAcaggaagggagggagggagggtaGCTCTCGAGGCGCTCAGCGAGCGGAAGCAATATCTCGATTTCATGATCTCCAGAATCCACTGTGGGACTATCCCACGCACTGGATTTCTATGGCCATGTTGTACGCCAGTGAAGCGTGCACGTATAACGCGTGTCCGTGTACCTAAATAAAGCACACCATGGCCTGGATTGTTACAGTGTTACTGAGCCATAATTACCCGTACACGCAATACACGCGCTGTTGGAAACCGCGATGGAAAGTCTACCCGAAAACTCGCGTCCCGCCGACCTACATACGACACGCGTGCATCTCGAACGATCCAACGCGGTGCGCGCATTCATACTTAATTATCTCGATTAATTAAACGCCAGTAATTTCAGTGATTACAACTTTAGGAAAGGAGATCGTGTACATTTCCCCTCTAACGTTTTTTCCTAGTGTGAAACGGCGCGAAAGATGAATTAAAGGGGAAAAGAAATCACTCGACTGACACATAATAATTAGAGCGATtaattatggaaaatatattttgatcgGGAAAATAAGAAATCGAGATGCGGGCATCTGTATGAAAATAGATGCTGAAAGTAGAATATCTTTTGTACAGTTTAATATCGGATATTCgagtattatattaatcaacgGAATGCAGATAGAAAGTATTTTCGTTGCCGTGTTGCCGATAACACACGGCGTTCAATCATAACAAAATTGGACACGACGGCTGAATACCGCCGATAGTACTTTTACTACTTCATTATAGGCGATGATGGGCACTATCGGGACGTGAGGCTTCATTGGAGAATGCAGGATGGGAGCGAGGTGCTGAGCTGCTGGACTTTTCGATACTTCGCCGTGGCAATCGCTCTACCTCTCCTTCCCACCTCCCCCCAGCGAATGGATGGGAAAACGAAAAGAGATGATCAAATTGAAATTGCAAATCACTCGAAGCACAGCGCGAGGAAGCGTCGAAGAGCGTTCCTATGCGCTCGTTAAAGTCTCCGGCGTGACTCCGTTGAGGTACCGAGGGCCCGTCGTCACCGTTAATGAAAATCGCGATACGATTATATATTCAACGCGTGTCCGATCGAAGtgaacgggggggggggggattgaCGAGGATTGAACCCTCACCTTTCCGTCTTGCAATTGCCTCGGGTCTTGCATACGCTAATGTGGAAACGCGCGAAGGAAGTAACGGGTCGGCGCGAACgcttttgctttttattaaagGAAATGAAAGGAAATACGTCTTGAGAAATGcagataaagatatttatatctttaaagaaagagagagagagagagagagaaagagagacgagaAGGCATAAATATTATAGGCATCGAAGACCTTGCACTTTGGATTGCAGTTAGATTGAACTGGCAGAgtgaaaatttaatgcaagTAACTATCTAAACTGTtctttaatttagatataaaagagaaaacttgaaagaagaattatagtatttttttgcgaaattattattttaaaaagggGATAGAAAGAAAACTCCTGTTTTATTGCAGGATCTAGGTCGAAAGGATATCCGGCGGTTCcggtatatttttttctattgctCAAATAGATGCTAAGGCACTTGAGCAGAAAAATGTAGtctattattataactttttccaGCGAAATCTGATAAAGAGAGCTCTCGGACAGCGATTCAGCGCTAACGACGGTAAATCGGATGCTTTCAACGTTTGCAATATAATCGAGTAATAAACCGCCCACTCAGGAAAGTAAAACATTATCCTCGTATGTAACGCGAGTGGAAATGGTGGTTTCGCGCGCACATATAGATAGAAAACTACGCTACCGCAGTTTAGACTGTGGCGAAATACGACACAATGAGCTGCGTCGTTTTGCAacgtaaagtattttatttcacaataaaaattatctacttGGCAGCATGGGAAAAAAACTGTGCTATATCTCTAGTAATAAAAGTCAAATTATCTTGTTAATCATCagttaatgttataaaactcaattttttttctgttttattactttattattttattattttatttctattatttgtgtgttttattatatatattttactttttttttcaccaaACTCAATCGAGTCACTTAATTAACATTGTCTTATTCTTGTACGATCGCATTTCATTTTCGAGGATTGCTTGTCAGCGGGGTTTTCCTTccttgagaaaaaaatgcatatggAACAATTTAAGGCTGTATACAAGCTTCTAATTCACGGTTCAACGACGGGGAATCTGATTTTGCATAACAAGAAAGACTCGCTGGTACAGTGAAAGCAACAGGTGATTAACAACCCTATCGCGTCATGTTACCACTTTTTCGAAGGTGGTTGATCCGCTCTATAGACTCcgaagaattttaaaattttggagTGCGTTTTTGTCTCGGAAAGTACCGTGACATTTTCCGTATAATTAGACCGTACCGTATAATTAGACACGCCCACGAGACTCTTAtcaacaaattcttttatctttgattAATTATGCCGTTACCTCAAAAAGTATGCAAGTAtgtctttaaatataataaagtatttctctatggcataaaaatttttaaaataattttcttgctaGCTTGcgaatattaaaacaaaggaaatgtaataaaacaaagaaaaaaatattcagattATGTTACTTAAAAGTTATTACACATTCTTTTTGATCGaattaaaaaaggtataagCATAAGAAggaaatgtgaaataaaacaaaaagttatCTCTGGTATTTTCCAATATAAAGAAGATTGTCGAGAAATTGGTTCCAAATCCAAAACTCAACTATCCGCGAAATTTAGTCGACCATCGCGTCAACCAGGCTTTACGAGCACGTTCAAAAAATCGCGGAACATGCGTGAAGGCGACTTGGCGTCCACAACaagaagaggagaaaaaaccagagggagagagagaggcagagagggagagagagagagaaagagagagaaggcgCTGCCGCGCGCTCTGATCTTCGTGACAATGACTCACCGGCTATGTATTCGCGCTGGGCCTTCAACCTTGGAAGTCGGTAGAgtcacgacgacgacgctgcTGCCTCCTCCTCTCCATTCCGGTTCGTCGTCCTTCTCCGCCGATCGCCGGCCGATCGGACTTCCCGCACTTCGCGTGACAGAGAAAAGAATCTTGCACTTCCCTCGCGTGCGCGAGGGTCGTCACCCTCCGCGGGGATGAAAGAAAAacgatctttctctctcgtcgtcgtcgtcgtcgtcgtcgtcctcctcctcctcctcctcgtcctcCTCGTCGATTTCTTACCCCGGGAGATTTCTTATCCTCGTCGGCTCGCGATCGAAGCGTAGCGCCAGGTATCACGCGACTCGCCGGACTCCTGCCTGTTCGAACGCTGGCCGCCACCACTGACGGAGGAGCCCATCGAGGCCCCCACGAGTTTTCCCTCTCCGGGGTCTCACCGGTTACCCCACCGACGAGCTCGCAATGGCGTGAACGCGAATGGGCCCGCGGAGAGACGGCTTACGTCCACCGTCGATTCTCCGCGCTTTTTTTGCACCTCCGTTCCTTCGTTCCTGATGCCTGTTCTCGCGCGTTCCTGCTTTGTCTCCCGCGTTTTGCGCCGAGATGTATTCGAGTTATTGACGGAGGGTTCTTCGAGAGGAGGCGGAGACGCGTAACTCAAGGATAGAACAAAGTAAAAGCTCGGCGAACGTATGTTAATGTAAAAGAAGCTAATTGAAGTATCTTCGTCAGATCTCTTTGCTTTTCTTCTGCGGCGCTCGTCCGACTATGATTGAGGAACTTGTCGAGAAATTATCTATTTtcgatttatttatcttcGAAACACggtacaattaattaaaattctgattatcataaaataacaacaaaatagAGTGACGATAATGATACTTCGCTCTCATCTATTTCcaacgtaaataataaaagtacaaaatatatcttttacgTCTCGTCTTTCAATAAAATCGAAGCGCATTTACAGATCTTTATTCCATTTAATAGGCATTACAATTTGTAATTCGTCTTTCGTGAAACATctaatctataatattttcttttccgTAGAGAAATGAGAAACCTAGAAAACGACGAGAACATCGAGAAGATGTTGAGGTCCAACTAGGCCAGGTTGATCGCAGACAGAAGAGGCTCGGTGGAACAGCGTTTTCCACACTCAAAAATGCGACGGTATTTCTACGGTACTTCTTCGCGGACCAGGAGGCATCCGAACGTTTGTTGAACGCCTCGCACGACGTTGGAGCATCGCGCTGCTTACGCCGATGGGTCCCGCTCGGGGTCGGTCCCCCTCCCAGACGCGGGCCCGCGTCGCAGAAGACATTCACCTCGAGGAGAGCCAACTCCCAGCCGggcagccagccagccaggtATCGTTACCCGTGGCTCTACGCGTCTCTCGCTCTTCCAGCCTCGCTCGAGCGAGTCACTTTTACGCGCTGGTCAGTGCACGCCGTAATCCGCGCCGCGGTAGCACGCTCTCGCGTCATCGACCATACCGTCCGGACTACCATTTTGCGGCGGAGGTGTCGGAGGCAGATCGACGCGAGTGCGAGGGAGGGTCTCTTTGTTGAGGTGCACGGTGTCCCTCGAAGTCCTGACACCGTCCGAAATCTGGCAACAATCCCGTGCACATTCTGATGGTCCGCCACATCCTTCATAATCCTGCGAAGAAAAGTTCGTAcgtttaaaatagtaatactAATActcttgtaattaattttgactaaTAAGCATCCGAGCAAAATAATATACGCGAAGTTGTgtaaattatctatttattttggaagaaataattttagaatctCTACCTTTGCAGAGCCCTTTGCAGATATTATCTGCGGAATGTAATTGCGGGTACTGAACGCGTAACACCGATTCTCCAAGATGATTCCGTCCGATTGCGTTCTGGATATATCCAACGTGTTTCATTCCACCTCGGTGGTGATTGAAGGGGCCTGCCTGAACAAATCCGAACCTACCGCGGTGCTCAGAGACGTATCGGCCCGCGTTCACGGCGGAGAGGTCTTGGCCATTCTAGGATCAAAGGGCTCCGGCAAACGTGCGCTCCTCGATGTTATCGGTGAATAATTCCCATCGTCTTTCTTAATGTTGTTAATCACAGTGTTTTACGAAAGTGCGAAAAATGTAGCGCGCAGATAGTAACtaattttatacagtttaATTAAACTCTTTACTACTTTCTATTATACCTCGCATATTTTTACGTTGAAATGAGAAAAATCCTCATAAAAGTAGCtttatttaaacgtttttttttttaattaaaaggtaagaaaaatttttttaatcaattaaatttaaaataacttggACTTTTGACATTTCTACTAGCTGGAAGGGCGGAGGGCGAGACGAGGGGGCGGGTTACCCTGAACGGCAACCTGCTGACACCGGAGCTGTTCCGACGTCACGGCGGCTACGTAGCTCACAGGTGTCACCTGCTGCCGAGTCTGACGGTTCGCCAGACCTTAATGTACGCCACGTGGCTCGCCAATCTGAATAATCGCGAGGCCCGGGTGCGACAGACCCTTGCTGACCTAGCGCTCTCGCAGGTCGCCAATCGGTCAGTGAACGACCTCACCAGACCGGAGTACCGGCGGCTGATGTTGGGCGTGCAGCTTGCTAAGGACCCGACCCTGTTGCTGCTGGACGAGCCAACCTGGGACACCGATCCCCTAAACACGTACCTCATCGTCTCAATGCTGTGGTCCTACGCCACCAGACGCGGCTCCATCGTCGTCCTCACGATGGAAACACCTAGATCTGATGTATTGCCGTTCGTCAGCCGCGTGACATTGCTGTGCCTGGGCGCGGTGGTCTATTCCGGACCTACCAGAAGCATGTTGGATTACTTCACGTACATCGGCTTTCCGTGCCCGGAACTGGAGAATCCCCTGATGTATTATTGTAGGTATTGCGTAAAACACTGTTTCTTGTAGACTTATGTCGTAATAGAATTAtgtcgtttaaaaaaaaatatttattattatattttaacaatctcTTTTACATTCCGAGTAAGTCTTTAAagcgtttaaaaaataagcgaTTTAAACAACGACAAAGACACTTTTTAGGTaaagaaaagtttaattgGCAACTCAGTCTGGACCTTTGCTTTTTCAGTATGCTTGTCAACTGTTGATCGTCGCTCCCGAGATCGTTTTCTCGAGTCCAATCAACAGATATCAGTCCTGGTGGAGAAATTCAAGATCGACGGGGTACTTTACATGAAAGAAGGACCACAAATGCAGCACAGTATGAAAGATACGGCTCTCGGCATTATGCACAAAGGCTTAGGACGCGGAATTAAGCCAGGCTGCTTCTCGACTCTTTTGGCGCTGTATTTGTGAGTTTTCCGAATTATAACGATTAACGAAAATAGAATCCTCATATtaagagattttttgaaatcaatttttctttaaaaaaattatcgtgaATCTCTTATTTTGATATCATGTATAACTTGAAAtaacattacttttaaattaatcgcACGATCTGTcggcaaaattataaaatcgaCTATACTTAGgacatattattaatcattcaCAATCATAATGTTACTTAGACGAAGTATGGCGACTACGTTCTCGTTCAACAAGATCGGCCTGGGACACTTTGCCGCTCGCCTGCTGTTACTGCCATTCGTGGTCGCTCTAATGAGCATACTGTACTCGCATTCGAGTCCCGTACAATCAAGAATTTTCTTGCAAACCGGTGGCTTGATCTTCAACGTCTTGACGTTGTTTTACGTGGCCGGGATAGCCGCGACATCGCTTTTGTGTATGTCGAAATGCCGATTAATCAAGAGaaacagtttattaatatatcataaatttctcattttcaaccttaaagatatttaaaagatatttaacgttttccttttttattcatatcgATGCTCAAGTTCATTTTCTTCTTCGGTCTAcgtttagaaattaattacacaagTGTTAATAGTTCCAGGTTTCCGCGCGAGGTATTACCAAGAGAAGCGAGAAGGTCTCTATGGCGGCGCAATGTTCCTGACCGCATACACCATGTTGAGTCTCCCACTGAGTTTCATATCGACATTAGTAACGATCGGGATTCTAATTCCCATTCTGGACCTGGATCTCACCTCGTGGGCGTATGCCTCCGGCATTCTATGGTCCAGCTACGTAGCGGCCGAGCAAGTGACGGTAGCCGTGCTGATGGTGGTCGGTAGGCCTGTAATCGGTGCCATCACGGTGTTGTATATGACATTGGTATCTCTGGTGGTTGCGTCAGGTGCGATTCGTAGCCTAAAA comes from the Monomorium pharaonis isolate MP-MQ-018 chromosome 9, ASM1337386v2, whole genome shotgun sequence genome and includes:
- the LOC105828251 gene encoding ATP-binding cassette sub-family G member 5; this translates as MIPSDCVLDISNVFHSTSVVIEGACLNKSEPTAVLRDVSARVHGGEVLAILGSKGSGKRALLDVIAGRAEGETRGRVTLNGNLLTPELFRRHGGYVAHRCHLLPSLTVRQTLMYATWLANLNNREARVRQTLADLALSQVANRSVNDLTRPEYRRLMLGVQLAKDPTLLLLDEPTWDTDPLNTYLIVSMLWSYATRRGSIVVLTMETPRSDVLPFVSRVTLLCLGAVVYSGPTRSMLDYFTYIGFPCPELENPLMYYLCLSTVDRRSRDRFLESNQQISVLVEKFKIDGVLYMKEGPQMQHSMKDTALGIMHKGLGRGIKPGCFSTLLALYLRSMATTFSFNKIGLGHFAARLLLLPFVVALMSILYSHSSPVQSRIFLQTGGLIFNVLTLFYVAGIAATSLLFPGFRARYYQEKREGLYGGAMFLTAYTMLSLPLSFISTLVTIGILIPILDLDLTSWAYASGILWSSYVAAEQVTVAVLMVVGRPVIGAITVLYMTLVSLVVASGAIRSLKYLPYWLAMATTALPTRYASLALNQLVIDTPTLSNLRYNESFTCPGIPELCRYPDGKTYLIERFTREGENISEVLNVDLNLLISLAFAVGLIILNSVLYLLPLPARVKAKFRE